The following nucleotide sequence is from Chloracidobacterium validum.
GGCGTTGTCGCCATCCAGTTCACGGGTGAACTCTTTTTCGAGTCCGTAGCGGCGGCGCTTGAGGATGAGTCCCTGCCGGGTGAGGCCTAGTTCGCGCGCGGCATGGGTGACGTTACCGTGGTGGCGCTCGAGGGCGCGGCTGATCATCTTGCGCTCAAGGGCTTCTACTGCTTCGGAGAGCGTCTGTCCGGCAGCAGCCGGCGGCTCCGGCATCGGGGCCACGGCACGGTGGCTTCCGCTTGGCATTGGCGGCGCGGAAAGCCACAACTCTGGTGAGAAGTGATCCGGGGTCAGGATGTCGTTCGGTTCGGCCAACGCCACCGCCCGCTCGACTTCGTTTTTGAGCTGCCGGACGTTGCCCGGCCACGGCAGCCGACTGAGGCGCTCAAGCGCTGCTTCAGAAAGGGAGACCGTCTTCCCTTCGCGCTTGGCGCACTCCCGGAGCAGGTGGCGGGTCAGGGCCGCGATGTCTTCCCGCCGTGCGCGGAGTGGTGGGACGTGCAACCGGACGACGTTGAGTCGGTGGAACAAGTCTTCCCGAAATCGGCCGTGGGCAACTTCGGCTTCGAGATCGCGGTTGGTCGCCGCAATCACCCGAACGTCCACGCGGATGGGCTGTTCGTCCCCAACGGGGTGAATCTCACGCTCCTGTAAAAACCGCAGGAGCTTGGGTTGAACGTGTAGGGCAAGCTCGCCAATCTCATCCAGAAACAGTGTGCCTCCGGCCGCTGCGCGAATGATGCCCAGGGCGTTTTTGTTCGCCCCGGTGAACGCGCCTTGGCGGTGTCCAAACAGTCGGCTCTCGACCAGTTCAACCGGAATGGCCGCGCAGTTGAACGGCAAAAAGACCCGGTCGCGGCGGCGGCTGGTGGTGTGCAGGGCGCGCGCCACCAATTCCTTGCCAACCCCCGATTCACCGGTGATGAGCACGGTGACATCCGATGAGCGAATTTTTTCGATGCGCTCCAGCACGGCCAGCATCGCCGGTGATTCCGCCACCAATCCGAGGTGGGCAAACCGATTGGTGGCTGAGTCGCTACTGACGACCGACCGTGTGGCACGCACCGTATTTCGCAGGCGGTGGTTCTCGAGGATGAACTCCACGACGTGGACGAGCGCCTCGAGGGTGGTGACCACATTGGGCGGCATCCGGCCCGCAACACAGAGAAAAAAGCGCCGCATGGGGGACAGTTCCGCACCGGGGCGCACGTCGTTGAACAGGCGCACCGTCAGGTCGTCTGGGAAGGAGCGCTCGTCATGCAGGCTGCTTTCCAGCGCGCGCCGCATCCGTTCTGCCTGGGGCGCGCTGCCGGCGTGCAGCCGGATGCCATCGGGCGTCTGCTCGAAAATCGCGGCGCTCAGGCGCAGCTCATCGCGGAGTAGAATCGCCAACTCGCGCAGAAGTAAGTCTGGCGAGCTGGACGCGGCAACCAGGCTCTCGATGAGCAGGGCATCCAGGCTGGGCGCTGCCGATGGAGAGGCAAGTGCGGCCGCAACCGGTGGGGTTTCAGCGAGGAGCTTTGCCGCCTGCGCTTCCCACCGCGCCGCACCAAGCTCGGCAAAGATC
It contains:
- a CDS encoding sigma 54-interacting transcriptional regulator, with protein sequence MPDFTPVKPSHLGRQEWLATRLQLEIKALDQQGSPLALERRFELAEVLADNQRFEEAAQVLDAIVERAPETELVGRVNLQRGDLCLRQHNIPRAIHEANLALKLGESRGSDALMGRAEALLGRIYAAIDEYAIAREHLGRGLRRLERLRDIHGVAECHWQLAVINQHEGRGVESREAAAQALALLEALPGGLPAQTIGLIGQLLDHQAFVAFESGELAAALTLLEKAIAHWAQTEDKLALGRAYDLVADVRMYAGKWREAQEALGQAMSLVAADQAAESLVRRTASRLRLWQGDLEAAERQARLAIERALAAGRPAAEAGGWEALAEVLLAQGRSEEAISLFEQSTRINAKINRIARLPVSHLRLAEACLAAGDATRAEAHLRRARELFGDSPKLHATGFACRLDGELHLTRNNPSEAVAAFTQSLSIFESAGFVYDAACSHLGAGRAFLALANGTRARMHLESAQRIFAELGAARWEAQAAKLLAETPPVAAALASPSAAPSLDALLIESLVAASSSPDLLLRELAILLRDELRLSAAIFEQTPDGIRLHAGSAPQAERMRRALESSLHDERSFPDDLTVRLFNDVRPGAELSPMRRFFLCVAGRMPPNVVTTLEALVHVVEFILENHRLRNTVRATRSVVSSDSATNRFAHLGLVAESPAMLAVLERIEKIRSSDVTVLITGESGVGKELVARALHTTSRRRDRVFLPFNCAAIPVELVESRLFGHRQGAFTGANKNALGIIRAAAGGTLFLDEIGELALHVQPKLLRFLQEREIHPVGDEQPIRVDVRVIAATNRDLEAEVAHGRFREDLFHRLNVVRLHVPPLRARREDIAALTRHLLRECAKREGKTVSLSEAALERLSRLPWPGNVRQLKNEVERAVALAEPNDILTPDHFSPELWLSAPPMPSGSHRAVAPMPEPPAAAGQTLSEAVEALERKMISRALERHHGNVTHAARELGLTRQGLILKRRRYGLEKEFTRELDGDNAKLINW